The genomic region CTAACGGAAAGGGTCCGGCCCGCGCCGAAAAATCGACACGGGCCGGGAGCCGGGAACGACGAAAGTGAGCTACGGGTCAACGGTCCGGCGTACGGCGGGGACGCCACACCACAAGCGCCGTGGACGTGCGGTTGGTCGGCACCAGGTCACGGCCCGGGAAGCGGGCCAGCGACTCCAACTCGGCCACCCGGCGGTACGCGGCGTCCAACTCCGCCTCCAGCCGGGCCACCCGCTGCTGCGCCTGCTCCAGCAGCCGTTCCAGCCCGATGATCCGCTTGACGCCGGCAAGGTTGATCCCGTCGTCCTGACTGAGCCGCTGCACCTCGCGCAACAGCACCACGTCCC from Micromonospora profundi harbors:
- a CDS encoding heat shock protein transcriptional repressor HspR yields the protein MSGEFLGSGDPAYEAKVLMISVAARMAGMHPQTLRQYDRLGLVQPGRAAGGGRRYSVRDVVLLREVQRLSQDDGINLAGVKRIIGLERLLEQAQQRVARLEAELDAAYRRVAELESLARFPGRDLVPTNRTSTALVVWRPRRTPDR